The following are from one region of the Simiduia agarivorans SA1 = DSM 21679 genome:
- a CDS encoding RidA family protein encodes MTNKAIINTDKAPAAIGTYSQAVKVNNTVYLSGQIPLDPKTMELVPGDFRAQATQMFKNLAAVCEAANGSLADIVKLNLYLTDLSNFPIINEVMAEFFSQPYPARAAVGIKELPKGALVEAEGVMVL; translated from the coding sequence ATGACCAACAAAGCCATCATCAACACCGACAAAGCGCCCGCCGCGATTGGCACTTACTCCCAGGCCGTCAAGGTCAACAACACCGTGTACCTGTCGGGCCAGATTCCGCTCGACCCCAAGACCATGGAACTGGTGCCCGGCGATTTCCGCGCCCAGGCCACCCAGATGTTCAAAAACCTCGCCGCCGTGTGTGAAGCCGCCAACGGCAGTCTGGCAGACATCGTAAAACTGAACTTGTACCTCACCGACCTCAGCAACTTTCCCATCATCAATGAAGTGATGGCCGAGTTTTTCAGCCAGCCATACCCGGCCCGCGCGGCCGTGGGCATCAAAGAATTACCCAAGGGTGCGCTGGTGGAAGCCGAAGGGGTGATGGTGCTCTGA
- the spoT gene encoding bifunctional GTP diphosphokinase/guanosine-3',5'-bis pyrophosphate 3'-pyrophosphohydrolase, which translates to MQQTIDSLAYQLSSYLEPTHINLVRRAYLYAEQAHDGQKRRSGDPYITHPLAVAGILSGMHMDHQSLMAAMLHDVIEDTGIAKQALGEQFGETVAELVDGVSKLTQIEFESQAEKQAENFQKMTLAMSKDIRVILVKLADRLHNMRTLGVMPPDKKRRIARETLEIYAPIAHRLGMNDMRIEFENRGFSAMHPLRYKRLKAALQSARGNRKDMVEQIQQVLQKRLEDEHINALVIGREKHLYSIYTKMRSKKKSFKEIMDVYAFRIIVDSVDTCYRTLGAIHNLYKPIISEFKDYIAIPKTNGYQSLHTVLVGLHGVPIEVQIRTKEMDEMANSGIAAHWLYKTNDNPNTSQMRARQWVQGLLEMQQRAGDSLEFIENVKIDLFPDEVYVFTPKGKIVELPNGATPVDFAYAVHTDVGNACVACRINDRLAPLSQPLQSGQKVTIITAASAQPNPGWLNFVTSGKARSAIRHFLKHQRHHESVELGRKLLTRSLAERGVELQSLDKEERKNLLKEAGISSMDALFEDIGLGKRLPNAVANLLDSDGRKASAPTTVIIESHDGMMISFARCCRPIPGDPIIGHFSAGKGLVVHHDSCRNVTELRENPEKIANVTWSPNVKGEFPVEIRVEVESGRGIIAALATRITEQHANIEQIQVHERDAHNSVINLTLDVSGRVHLANIIRRLKSLRSVIRITRHRN; encoded by the coding sequence TTGCAGCAGACCATCGATTCACTCGCTTATCAGCTTTCCTCCTATTTAGAGCCCACGCATATCAACCTGGTCCGGCGTGCTTATCTGTACGCCGAACAAGCCCACGACGGCCAGAAGCGCCGTTCCGGTGACCCCTACATCACCCACCCGTTAGCCGTTGCCGGTATTCTGTCCGGCATGCACATGGACCATCAGAGTCTGATGGCGGCCATGCTGCACGATGTGATCGAAGATACCGGTATTGCCAAGCAGGCGCTGGGTGAACAGTTTGGCGAAACCGTCGCCGAACTGGTGGACGGGGTGAGTAAACTCACCCAGATTGAATTTGAATCCCAGGCCGAAAAGCAGGCCGAAAACTTCCAGAAGATGACCCTGGCCATGTCCAAGGACATCCGCGTCATTCTGGTCAAACTGGCAGACCGGCTGCACAACATGCGCACCCTGGGCGTGATGCCGCCCGATAAAAAGCGTCGCATTGCGCGCGAAACCCTCGAAATCTATGCCCCCATTGCCCACCGACTGGGCATGAATGACATGCGCATCGAATTCGAAAACCGGGGTTTCTCGGCCATGCACCCGCTGCGTTACAAGCGTCTGAAGGCCGCCCTGCAAAGCGCACGCGGCAACCGCAAGGACATGGTCGAGCAGATTCAGCAGGTCCTGCAAAAGCGCTTGGAAGATGAGCACATCAATGCCCTGGTGATCGGGCGTGAGAAGCACCTGTACAGCATCTATACCAAGATGCGCAGCAAGAAAAAGTCGTTCAAAGAAATCATGGATGTCTACGCCTTCCGCATCATCGTGGATTCGGTCGACACCTGTTACCGCACGCTCGGTGCCATCCACAATCTGTACAAGCCGATCATTTCCGAGTTCAAGGACTATATCGCCATCCCGAAAACCAACGGTTACCAATCCTTACACACGGTGCTGGTGGGATTGCACGGGGTGCCCATTGAAGTGCAGATCCGCACCAAGGAGATGGATGAAATGGCCAACTCGGGCATCGCCGCCCACTGGCTGTACAAGACCAATGACAACCCCAACACCAGCCAGATGCGCGCGCGTCAATGGGTGCAGGGCCTGCTGGAAATGCAGCAACGCGCCGGTGACAGCCTGGAATTTATCGAGAACGTTAAAATCGATCTGTTCCCGGACGAAGTGTACGTATTCACACCCAAGGGCAAGATTGTGGAGCTGCCGAACGGCGCCACACCTGTGGATTTTGCCTATGCCGTGCACACCGACGTGGGCAATGCCTGCGTGGCCTGCCGCATCAACGACCGGCTGGCGCCTTTGAGCCAACCGCTGCAAAGCGGCCAGAAGGTGACCATCATCACCGCCGCCAGCGCCCAGCCCAACCCCGGCTGGCTGAACTTTGTCACTTCGGGCAAAGCCCGCTCCGCGATCCGGCATTTCCTGAAACACCAGCGCCACCACGAGTCGGTGGAGCTGGGTCGCAAGCTGTTGACCCGCTCACTTGCCGAGCGCGGCGTGGAACTGCAATCGCTCGACAAAGAAGAGCGCAAAAACCTGCTCAAGGAAGCCGGCATCAGCTCCATGGATGCCTTGTTTGAAGACATCGGTCTGGGCAAACGCCTGCCCAACGCGGTGGCCAACCTGCTGGATTCCGACGGCCGCAAGGCCAGCGCGCCCACCACGGTGATTATCGAATCCCACGACGGCATGATGATCAGCTTTGCCCGCTGTTGTCGTCCCATACCGGGCGACCCCATTATCGGTCACTTCTCGGCGGGCAAAGGGCTGGTGGTACACCACGACAGCTGCCGCAACGTGACCGAGCTCAGGGAAAATCCCGAAAAGATTGCCAATGTCACCTGGTCGCCCAACGTCAAAGGCGAATTCCCGGTGGAAATCCGGGTGGAAGTGGAATCCGGTCGCGGCATTATTGCGGCGCTCGCCACCCGCATCACCGAGCAGCATGCCAATATCGAACAAATCCAGGTACATGAACGGGATGCCCACAACAGTGTGATCAACCTGACCCTGGACGTGTCCGGGCGCGTACACCTGGCCAACATCATCCGCCGGCTCAAAAGCCTGCGCTCGGTGATCCGCATTACCCGCCATAGGAACTGA
- the rpoZ gene encoding DNA-directed RNA polymerase subunit omega, whose translation MARITVEDCLNHVDNRFELVIVGSKRARQIAVGGKDPLVPEENDKPTVIALREIEEGLVDASILTEREEPEYEVDTSAMDFSTIQD comes from the coding sequence ATGGCACGCATTACCGTTGAAGATTGTCTGAACCATGTAGATAACCGCTTTGAGCTGGTCATCGTTGGCAGCAAGCGCGCGCGTCAGATTGCCGTAGGCGGTAAAGACCCGCTGGTACCCGAAGAAAACGACAAGCCCACCGTGATCGCCCTGCGCGAAATCGAAGAAGGTCTGGTAGACGCATCTATCCTCACCGAGCGCGAAGAGCCCGAGTACGAGGTGGACACCAGCGCCATGGACTTCTCAACCATTCAGGACTAA
- the gmk gene encoding guanylate kinase: MTRGNLYTVSAPSGAGKTSLVQALVDSTPGIRVSVSHTTRAMRPGEVEGVNYHFVSQDTFMEMLGEAQFLEHARVFNNLYGTSKVWVEAQLAAGTDVILEIDWQGAQQVRKLFEDAIGLFILPPSRDALRARLTGRGQDSEDIIDGRMQEAINEMTHYVEADYLIINDDFDTALQEFRSLVISQRLTQLHQSSRHAQLLQELLS; the protein is encoded by the coding sequence ATGACCCGCGGAAACCTTTACACCGTCTCGGCACCTTCCGGCGCCGGCAAAACCAGCCTGGTGCAAGCCCTGGTGGATTCCACACCCGGCATCCGGGTGTCTGTGTCGCACACCACCCGCGCCATGCGTCCCGGCGAAGTGGAGGGCGTGAATTACCATTTTGTGTCCCAGGATACGTTTATGGAAATGCTGGGCGAAGCCCAGTTCCTGGAACACGCGCGGGTGTTCAACAACCTCTACGGTACGTCCAAAGTGTGGGTGGAAGCGCAATTGGCTGCCGGTACCGATGTGATTCTGGAAATCGACTGGCAGGGCGCCCAGCAGGTGCGCAAGTTGTTCGAAGATGCTATCGGCCTGTTTATTCTGCCACCATCGCGCGATGCCTTGCGCGCGCGCCTCACCGGTCGTGGTCAGGACAGCGAGGACATCATCGACGGCCGCATGCAGGAAGCCATCAACGAAATGACGCACTATGTGGAAGCCGACTACCTGATCATCAACGATGATTTCGACACCGCCCTGCAGGAATTCCGGTCATTGGTCATCAGCCAGCGCCTGACCCAGTTGCACCAGAGCAGTCGTCATGCACAGCTGCTGCAGGAGCTATTGAGCTGA
- a CDS encoding YicC/YloC family endoribonuclease — MPRSMTGFGRSEIAFTGGALTWEVRSVNHRYLEPHFRLPETQRGLEPGLRELARKHLSRGKLEATLQLTLGKSDAQSLTLDQHRVNAVVDAVAQLGRSNATLAPINPLELLRWPGIVVEDTPDQDALNHAVLSGFGEALQQLADNREREGNGLAEFIEQRLKAIAVQVDLVRGLMPTILQAQKDKLHARLAELKGQLDLDRVEQEIVLLAQKADVDEELDRLTAHLTEVRLTLKKREPIGRRLDFLMQELNREANTLSSKSVVSETTQAAVELKVLIEQMREQIQNIE; from the coding sequence ATGCCGCGCAGTATGACCGGCTTTGGCCGCAGCGAAATCGCCTTTACCGGCGGCGCATTGACCTGGGAAGTCCGGAGTGTCAATCACCGCTACCTGGAACCCCATTTCCGCCTGCCTGAAACCCAACGCGGGCTGGAGCCCGGCCTGCGGGAGCTGGCGCGCAAACACCTGTCGCGCGGCAAGCTCGAAGCCACCTTGCAGCTCACGCTCGGCAAATCCGACGCCCAGTCGCTGACTCTGGATCAACACAGGGTCAATGCCGTGGTCGATGCCGTTGCCCAGCTGGGGCGCTCGAACGCAACACTTGCGCCCATCAACCCACTCGAGCTGCTGCGCTGGCCGGGTATTGTGGTGGAGGACACGCCAGATCAGGACGCCCTCAACCATGCCGTGTTGTCGGGCTTTGGCGAGGCGTTGCAACAATTGGCCGACAATCGCGAGCGCGAAGGGAATGGCCTGGCCGAATTCATCGAGCAGCGACTCAAGGCCATCGCCGTGCAGGTGGATCTGGTGCGCGGATTGATGCCCACCATACTGCAAGCTCAAAAAGATAAATTGCATGCCCGGCTGGCGGAATTAAAAGGCCAACTGGACCTGGACCGGGTCGAGCAGGAAATCGTTCTGCTGGCGCAAAAGGCCGATGTGGACGAGGAACTCGACCGCCTCACCGCACACCTGACCGAGGTACGCCTCACTCTGAAAAAGCGGGAACCCATCGGTCGCCGGCTGGACTTCCTGATGCAGGAACTGAACCGCGAAGCCAACACCCTGTCGTCCAAATCGGTGGTCAGCGAAACCACCCAGGCGGCCGTGGAACTCAAGGTGCTGATCGAACAGATGCGCGAGCAAATCCAGAACATTGAATAG
- the rph gene encoding ribonuclease PH — protein sequence MQRPSGRAVDQLRDVRITRHFTCHAEGSVLVEFGNTKVICTASVEEGVPRFLRGEGQGWITAEYGMLPRSTGTRMGREAARGKQGGRTVEIQRLIGRSLRAAVDLKALGENTITIDCDVIQADGGTRTASITGACVALADAIAYLKEKGLVKGEPLARMIASVSVGIYQGVPVLDLDYPEDSGAETDMNIVMGNDGGIIEIQGTAEGEPFTEAEFAAMLALAKKGIADLNQLQQAALAQ from the coding sequence ATGCAAAGACCCAGCGGCCGTGCCGTCGATCAACTGCGCGATGTGCGCATTACCCGTCACTTCACCTGTCACGCCGAAGGTTCGGTGCTGGTTGAGTTTGGCAACACCAAAGTCATTTGCACCGCCAGCGTGGAGGAAGGCGTGCCGCGCTTCCTGCGCGGCGAAGGTCAGGGTTGGATCACGGCCGAATACGGCATGTTGCCCCGCTCCACCGGTACCCGCATGGGCCGTGAGGCGGCGCGCGGTAAACAGGGTGGGCGCACGGTGGAAATCCAGCGTCTGATCGGTCGTTCATTGCGCGCAGCTGTGGACCTGAAAGCGCTGGGCGAAAATACCATCACCATTGACTGCGATGTGATTCAGGCCGATGGCGGCACCCGCACGGCGTCCATTACCGGCGCCTGCGTGGCGCTGGCAGATGCGATTGCGTACCTGAAAGAAAAAGGCCTGGTAAAAGGGGAACCGCTGGCGCGCATGATCGCATCGGTATCGGTGGGAATTTACCAGGGTGTGCCGGTGTTGGATCTGGATTACCCGGAGGATTCGGGCGCGGAAACGGACATGAATATCGTCATGGGCAATGACGGTGGCATCATTGAAATTCAGGGTACCGCAGAAGGCGAGCCGTTTACCGAAGCGGAATTCGCCGCCATGTTGGCGCTGGCCAAGAAAGGCATTGCGGATCTGAATCAGTTGCAGCAGGCGGCGCTGGCACAGTAA
- a CDS encoding exodeoxyribonuclease III: MRIINLSVDGLHQAAQRGLYDWLAEQDADVICLQDLRALEYELDHEVFHPAGYNAYFFDSGVKHYNGVAIYTRQLPKALIYGFGFASGVDMEGRYLQIDFDKISIGSLLAPSAMAESESQEVKIKFFDDLQAHLVKIARKRRDYVFCGNWAMAHKARDVMNPEQHEGEVGYLPHERAWLNQLFTQLEYKDAFRLVNTDADEYSWWPDRGNGVEAWRTDFQVVSDNLANRVEYATIYKNQQFSSHMPVIIDYDMEIE; this comes from the coding sequence ATGCGCATTATCAATCTCAGTGTCGATGGGTTACACCAAGCGGCTCAGCGGGGTCTGTACGACTGGCTGGCCGAGCAGGACGCTGATGTGATTTGCCTTCAGGATTTACGCGCGCTCGAATATGAGCTGGATCATGAGGTATTTCATCCAGCGGGCTACAACGCCTATTTTTTTGATTCCGGGGTAAAGCACTACAACGGCGTGGCCATTTACACCCGCCAATTGCCCAAGGCGCTGATTTACGGATTTGGTTTTGCCAGCGGGGTCGACATGGAAGGTCGCTATCTGCAGATTGATTTCGACAAAATCAGCATTGGCAGCCTGCTCGCACCCTCGGCCATGGCCGAAAGCGAATCACAGGAAGTAAAAATCAAATTCTTCGATGACCTGCAGGCGCACCTGGTAAAGATCGCGCGTAAACGCCGGGACTATGTGTTTTGTGGCAATTGGGCCATGGCCCATAAAGCCCGCGACGTAATGAATCCCGAGCAACACGAGGGCGAGGTGGGTTATCTGCCACACGAGCGCGCCTGGCTGAACCAGTTGTTTACCCAGCTGGAATACAAAGACGCTTTCCGGTTGGTGAATACCGACGCGGATGAATACAGCTGGTGGCCCGACCGCGGCAATGGCGTCGAAGCCTGGCGCACCGACTTCCAAGTGGTCTCCGACAACCTGGCCAACCGGGTGGAATACGCCACCATCTATAAGAATCAGCAGTTCTCCAGCCACATGCCGGTGATCATCGACTACGACATGGAGATCGAATAA
- the pyrE gene encoding orotate phosphoribosyltransferase: protein MSDALQPYQREFIELAIEHKALCFGEFTLKSGRKSPYFFNAGKFQTGAALAALGRFYAQAIENARVDYDLVFGPAYKGIPLATTTAVALADHHGRDLPYCFNRKEAKDHGEGGTLVGAPLQGRILVIDDVITAGTAIREVMAIINAAGATPAAVVIGLDRQERGQGEVSAIAEVEKSFGIPVISIINLGHIIQYLETESGDAAMVAQIKAYRETYGC from the coding sequence ATGTCTGATGCCTTGCAGCCCTACCAGCGCGAATTTATCGAGCTGGCCATCGAACACAAAGCCCTGTGCTTTGGCGAGTTTACCCTCAAGAGCGGTCGCAAGAGCCCCTACTTTTTCAATGCCGGCAAGTTTCAGACAGGGGCTGCCCTGGCTGCCCTGGGCCGGTTTTACGCCCAGGCCATCGAAAACGCCCGGGTTGATTACGACCTGGTTTTTGGCCCGGCCTACAAGGGCATTCCGTTGGCAACCACCACCGCGGTAGCGCTGGCGGATCATCACGGCCGGGATCTGCCCTACTGTTTTAATCGCAAGGAAGCCAAAGACCACGGCGAAGGCGGTACCCTGGTGGGCGCGCCCTTGCAGGGGAGAATTCTGGTGATCGATGACGTGATCACCGCCGGAACCGCGATCCGCGAAGTCATGGCGATTATCAATGCTGCCGGTGCCACGCCCGCGGCGGTAGTGATCGGCCTGGATCGTCAGGAGCGCGGTCAGGGCGAGGTCAGCGCCATTGCGGAGGTAGAGAAAAGCTTTGGTATTCCTGTGATCAGCATCATCAATCTGGGCCACATCATCCAGTACCTGGAGACGGAATCCGGTGATGCTGCTATGGTTGCCCAAATTAAAGCCTATCGAGAAACCTACGGCTGCTGA
- the slmA gene encoding nucleoid occlusion factor SlmA, translating to MTNANKVSRRQQILESLAHMLETNPGARITTAALAREVGVSEAALYRHFPSKSKMFEGLIEFVEETLFSRIGLVLSDTDVARERCEKILLLLLTFCERNPGITRILTGHALTGETERLHARVQQLFERIETQLKQILREAEIREGLRPQLPLSAAACLLMAAVEGRIAQFVRSEFKRKPTEFWAEQWPLLVRDFFYQPMAQVN from the coding sequence ATGACAAACGCCAATAAAGTTTCGCGGCGCCAACAGATTCTCGAATCGCTGGCACACATGCTCGAGACCAATCCGGGGGCACGCATAACCACAGCCGCACTGGCGCGCGAAGTGGGCGTGTCGGAAGCGGCGCTCTACCGTCACTTTCCCAGCAAATCCAAGATGTTCGAGGGTCTTATCGAGTTCGTGGAGGAAACCTTGTTTTCCCGTATCGGGCTGGTGCTGAGCGATACCGATGTGGCGCGCGAACGGTGTGAAAAAATCCTCCTGCTGCTGCTGACCTTCTGTGAACGCAATCCCGGTATTACCCGTATTCTTACGGGCCATGCACTGACCGGCGAGACCGAGCGCCTGCACGCGCGCGTGCAACAACTGTTCGAACGCATTGAAACGCAGCTCAAGCAAATTCTGCGCGAAGCGGAAATCCGCGAAGGCCTGCGTCCGCAATTGCCGCTCTCGGCAGCCGCGTGTTTGCTGATGGCGGCAGTGGAAGGTCGCATTGCCCAGTTCGTGCGCTCTGAATTCAAACGCAAGCCCACCGAATTCTGGGCCGAGCAGTGGCCGCTGCTGGTGAGGGATTTCTTTTATCAGCCTATGGCGCAGGTCAACTGA
- the argB gene encoding acetylglutamate kinase, which produces MSLDRSAAMKIAEVLTESLPYIQRFTGKTIVVKFGGNAMIDESLQNSFARDIVLMKLVGLNPVVVHGGGPQIGQLLEKLSIKSEFVDGMRVTDSATMDVVEMVLGGTVNKQIVSLINRNGGKAIGLTGKDGKLIRARKMTVTRKTPGMNASEIVDIGHVGEVVSINTDVIDMLTNSNFIPVIAPVGVGNDGAAYNINADLVAGKIAEVLQAEKLMLLTNVAGLMDKQGEVLTGLSTQQVDELIADGTIYGGMLPKIGCALDAVKAGVVSAHIIDGRVDHAVLLEIFTDVGVGTKISNQRD; this is translated from the coding sequence ATGTCATTAGATCGCAGCGCGGCGATGAAAATCGCTGAAGTACTGACCGAGTCCTTACCCTACATCCAGCGCTTCACCGGTAAGACCATCGTGGTCAAATTTGGTGGCAACGCCATGATTGATGAATCGCTGCAAAACAGTTTTGCGCGCGATATCGTGCTGATGAAACTGGTTGGCCTCAATCCGGTAGTGGTGCACGGTGGCGGGCCGCAAATCGGCCAGCTACTGGAAAAACTCAGTATCAAGTCCGAATTTGTTGATGGCATGCGGGTAACAGACAGCGCCACCATGGACGTGGTGGAGATGGTACTGGGCGGCACTGTTAACAAACAGATTGTCAGCCTGATCAACCGCAACGGCGGCAAAGCCATCGGCTTAACCGGCAAAGACGGCAAGCTCATCCGGGCACGCAAAATGACAGTGACCCGCAAGACCCCCGGTATGAATGCATCGGAAATTGTCGACATCGGGCACGTGGGCGAGGTGGTGTCGATCAATACCGACGTCATCGATATGCTCACCAACAGCAACTTCATTCCCGTGATCGCACCGGTCGGTGTGGGCAATGATGGCGCCGCATACAACATCAACGCCGATCTGGTGGCCGGTAAGATTGCCGAAGTGTTACAGGCCGAAAAGCTCATGCTGCTCACCAACGTGGCCGGTCTGATGGATAAGCAGGGCGAAGTACTGACCGGGCTGTCCACTCAGCAAGTGGACGAATTGATTGCAGATGGCACTATCTATGGCGGTATGTTGCCTAAAATCGGCTGCGCCCTGGATGCGGTGAAAGCCGGTGTCGTATCGGCGCATATTATCGATGGACGCGTTGACCACGCCGTGCTGCTCGAAATCTTTACCGATGTGGGTGTGGGCACCAAGATCAGCAATCAACGCGATTGA